One segment of Macaca fascicularis isolate 582-1 chromosome 4, T2T-MFA8v1.1 DNA contains the following:
- the ABRACL gene encoding costars family protein ABRACL translates to MNVDHEVNLLVEEIHRLGSKNADGKLSVKFGVLFRDDKCANLFEALVGTLKAAKRRKIVTYSGELLLQGVHDDVDIVLLQD, encoded by the exons ATGaatgtggatcatgaggttaacCTCTTAGTGGAGGAAATTCATCGTTTGGGTTCAAAAA ATGCTGATGGAAAGTTAAGCGTGAAATTTGGGGTCCTCTTCCGAGACGATAAATGTGCCAACCTCTTTGAAGCATTGGTAGGAACTCTCAAAGCTGCAAAACGAAGGAAGATTGTAACGTATTCAGGAGAGCTGCTTCTGCAAGGTGTTCATGATGATGTTGACATTGTATTACTGCAAGATTAA